AGCCTGCACTATTTTTGGCAAGTAGAACTGCGTACTCAGCATTATCCTCTATCCTTGAGAGCAGCTCTTTATTGAGAGATTATCAGTACAGCAGCTATGTGACTGGTTATTTTCCTCAGGAAGTCTACAGGTTCACTGTTGATCCTATAAACCAAAAACAAGTTCAATCACCTGCATTGAGGACCTTGATGGCTTGAAGGCAGAGAGGGCATAACTAAACATGTCCTTTTTGATTTATTACATAATGCATTACTGACATTAGATTGCCAAACTTATCTACACAGTAATAAAACCTGTAGCTCCAGAATATCCACCTGGTGTTTCAAGTCACATTGGATTTACAATGCTGCTCCAGACAAGCTCATGGTAAATTGCAAGTGGAAAAAGATGTGTACTGTATTTAGCTGAACCAGTACTCTACAGTTTAGTCACGTTTCCTGCTACTGCTGCATTTTGTGTCCTTGTAGTAACTGAACACCCTGTGCAGAACAGGGTCTGGCATCAGCCCCCCATTCAGGCCTTGAATCCACCCTGTAGGATTCCAGTATCTTTCCAGTACTGGTTACACACTGGTATTGCAGCATCCTACTCATCATCTtccaaaaaaattcaaaaacatcTACCATGCATTTACCTTCATGCAGATATAGGTGTCCCTAGAATTTGTTTTATGgaaccccttttttttttcccccttttctgaGTCATATTTAAATAGCACTCCATTCTCCCCTGCCTGGATCTTTACTCCGTGTCATCATTTCCAGACAAGACGTGCAACTACAAAACTGGTGCTGATCTACCTTGGAACAATGAACACCAAGAGGAGCACTAGGTCCTGCTCCCAAGGCAGCTACAGTGCCACAGGAGACTTTAACACTTTTTGCCAGAGCTACACCTGTGTCCCTTCTCTTAGGAGTTGTGCCCGTGTTGGCTCTCAGCCTATCTGAGGAAAGTAAGCAAGCAACGCAGAGCTTAAGTTTAACAGTCCAGCTTATCTCTTGCAAGCATTTTCGGGTACATATCCTGACTTTAGGACGTTTGTGAAACATTCTAGAAAACAGTCTGAACTCCTTTCACGCAAATTTTAAGTGTCACATACTAACATTCACAGTCTCATCATTGCTAGCTCAGAATATGGGATCCccagcaggcagagaaaagaTCACTACTGCACCCATACCTGCAAAAGAATCAAAGCACAATGGACAAGCAAGACAAAACATGGATTTCATAtcttcagtttttgaaaagaaagctctgcaggaacaggagaaaaaaacagtgatacTACCTTACAGCCAACAGCCCAAAGGAAGAACCCATTTAGGACTATACAGAGATataatatgaaacaaaaagggTCCCACGTGTGACAAACTTCAACTATACTTTTTAACTCAGGATTGTAAGAAGGCATCAAGAGGCCACAATCACCTTCCCAGTGCTATGTCACCCAGGCGAGGAAAgagccagaaaacaaaaacccataTGCACCCTAGCACAAGACCAACCTAACAAAAATTAGGCATAAACAGCCCCTCTTATTTCAGGCAAGTGATCTGTATGTATATCTGCAGtcctctgcttcccttccctcagAGAACTACTAGCTCAAGAATTTGAGATGGATATAGGAAGTTCTTAATTCTTCATTATAAAGAACAACACTTGAGTCCTATGGTAAAACAATTCTAGTAACACAGCTTTAACTTTTGagtacagaaaagcaaattcagtttTGACTCTAAGGAAAGTTGCTTTCCTGAGACTGGTTGTCTTTGTACAAATATAGTTATAGCTAGTCACAAGCAGACTACAAGCAGCACTACAAGCTGCAGCACGACTTCGCTGAAAGCAGTAACATAACAGTGTTGTTAGCATGATTTCTCAATTTGCATCAGAGGAAAAACCCACTGAAGACCCATCTGTTCAtccacaaaacagaagaaattcatGTTCTCATTTCAATTAAAGCTTTTCTCATTCTCCCCATTACAACAGCACACTGTTTTGAATGACCATTGTCactttttattcaaaaagaaacagaagtcagGAACACTGGTCATTTTAGACTTTtaataagaggggaaaaatatactttttctaTAACAGCAATAAAGAGCTAACAGTGGAAAAGCTGCAGATGTATACACCATGACTAGTCTACCATTAAAGACTCTTATAAATAGATACTTTGTTCATATTTGTCCTTTGAAGTAACTTGcagaaatagtttatttttcagccttccAGTCCACCAGTCACACAACAGGCATCAtctggaagagagaggaaagaagtgtGTAAAACACAGATTTCCACTGGATATTAAGGGATAATTTAAGTCTCTAGTCACTAATGAGTGTTGTATACAAATAGCCACAGTCTGCTCTTAAACTGGTTTCCAGAACTTCTTTCTGAACTCCAGGAATATATCATGGTTAAGAATGTACCTTTCTAATGAggatgaaacaagaaaagattttcctccctcctttgtTTGACTTTTGTATTtgaggggacaaggggacaaTATCCTACCATTAGAAATCTGAATTGAAGTTTAGATCTGTTGAAAGAGAACAGAGGCAGAGAGGCAGAACCACCAGCCTCACCAGAACAGCAGTAATCAATGAGGCTTACTTTGTCTTCCCTCTCTTAGGGAAGATTTGCCCTTTGTCATCTCAGACAGTACTCTGCACTTTCCAGTGGCACCAATGGAGATGCCAGAGCACTTCAGAGGTAGAGAACGTTCCTGAAGGCTATACTCACCACACTCACAGTCCTGCTCATCTCACTCATATCTTGAAGCCCAGAGCTCTCATACACTCTTTGTGGGCTTCAATTAGGTGCCCAcaattttcttcccccttctcaatgatgctgcaaaacaaaaagatttccaAGGTTCAACAAGAAAAAGTTATCTTACTATTAGTCAAATCCACAGAGCTGACGAGCTGTTGTAAACAATCAAGAAACCCTGTTAGGCTCCAGAGGTCTTTTTGACTATCCTGTCCAGGGTAGCACTCTTTTGGAAAATATAATGCTATTGCAAAAAGCTGCCCAAGCGTGGAGTGGTGTGCTTAAACTCTGATGAGCTGCGTAACAATTTCCTAAACAGACCAATGCTATACTGGGCAAGTCTAGACTGGAATTTTGTTATATAACACAAGGCTGTCGCCTCACTTTATTGAGTATGCTCATCGTGACAAGAAAGGAAGTTTCAAATTATTCAGTAGAGAAGAAATAAACTTTCTATAATACAAAACAGAGTGAGACTAGCTTGACCGGTAAATGACAATTTAAGCCAACTTTAGGTAGTGCTTAGGGATTCtgacacacacacgcacacacacacagtctagttactcttaaaaaaaaaaaaagcataaccaCAAACAGTAACTTTCGGTATTGCTCATCCATCCAAGTGTCTAACACCTTATCAAATAGCAGTCAAAGCCTATCATTACTGGTGTATAGCATACACCACAAAAACAGTTCAGACTTGCTTTCTGGTGACTTGTAGAGCATTCCTGTCCTCAGGGCTGGGGGTTCCACCACCCCGCACAGTGCAGGTCACAGATCTGGTCAACCCCAATCTACCAGACACAGTATGCTATTTTTACTGACAGAGAAATTAGTCAGTTGTGAGTAactaaaatgtttatattacattttaGTTACTAAAATGTAACTAAAACTTCTTCTCCCAGTAGTGAAGCTTTGTTACAGATTAAATTGCACCACAATTGCCCAGGGTAACTCCATTTGCTGCATGACTTACATCCTACCACCCTTTTCTCAGATGGCCACGGACACACCTTTAATTTATCACGTAATCAGACTCACATGCCTAACTTTGGCAAAAACACCCTGTTGGTATTATTCCATCTGCTGAAAGACACTTCTACAACCTTTtgggttaggaaaaaaaaaataaaagcagtttagtCTCCAGACTAACTTACTGTCACAGACAAGGGACCAGCGTTTTGGGGTACATTTCATGGTACTACATTACTGATACTGACTAAGCCTGTAGATACAAATGCAGTCAAACACGTCATTGTCaatgtttgcacctctgtgaggattgcaagcaaacagaaagcattGCTTTATTAGAAAATCAGCGTTCAGAAGAAGGTAATAGAAGCATTACTAGGCTCTGGCACTCTTCTTCAGCCAACCAACAGCAGCGAAGGCTTATTAGGAGCTTTAGAGTCTCCTCTGGTAGCCTGCCTTTAGGTCGAGCCATTAAACGTGAACCTCTTTACTCCCAGCGATGCCATGAGGCGCCCACCCCGCCTGCACACCCCGGACTGCCCGAGGGGAAGCCCCACAGCCCGGGGGGCACTCACCAGGCGTCCCTCGCCTTCTTGGTGTCGGGGCAGGCACAGCAGGGCTTCAGCGGCTGCTTCTGCCCCTTCGCCTCCCCGTCGCCCTTGGGCTCGCAGCTGGCGGCTGCAACCGACGACATGGCGGCACCCGCGCGGCctgggtggggaaggaggggaagagggagaagggggcGTCAGCAACCGAGCCGAGGCGAGCCCAACCGAGCCGGGACGAGCCTCCCGGTGCCGGTACCGGCCCTTGCCTGCCCGGGAAGCAAACGAAGAGGCCTGGAAGGCACCCCGGTTCCGGGTGAGGCTCCGCGGCTGGGCGGGTAGCCCGCGGCCCGCCGGGAGTTGTAGTGTGGCGGGCGCCATGGCGCCGCCCCGCCGCTGGGCAGAGCCGGCTCGCTGCGGCGGCCCTAAAGCACATCAAGTACTCTCTGCTCCAACAAAACTCAGGAACGGAGAAATATATGCTAGGGATTTAATCAGTCCCGTCAGATAAAAGGTGGAGAAGCAGCCTGCCCTGTAAGGGGCGTGAAATACCAAGCAACCCCTTTGTTTTCAGGATGCCTGGGCCAGGGAGAGcatgattttgttattttctctaTTCTCTTTTTCAATAAGCCAGGCCAGAAGTGAGACTAGTGTCTGCTGAGAaattttgctcttctgtttctctggaTCACCGAGGTGAATGCCAACACCACTGACTTGCTGCCTGAATGAGTTAATGACAGGAAAGGATTCTTCTTGGATCCCATCATTCGTACAAAGACAGAGATGAGGAGTACAATTCAGCTCTTTCCAAATGTCCAAAGCTCCTCATTTTCATCACATGGACAGCTGAGGCTTTCTATTTTCACCATCAAGACACATCTGTGGCACCCTGTCAATGCATCTCCTTGAAATACAGGCTCCTAAGGGGGCTGCCTATGCATTGCCATCCTACCTCTGAAATGGTGCCCTGTAACACTCTCACCTAATCAGCCACCTGTTTAATTACCCATCAATCTCAGCTCAGTGGCCTGTCCCCAGCTATCTCTTTTGGCTAGTAAGGCTGCTCAGGCTGACCCATTCCCACCCAGCTTCTGGGTTCAGCGCATGTGCACTGTGAGGCCATGCCCTTGGGCATGATGACCTGGAAGATGCACTATGGTGACTAAGATATGCTTTTCCCAAATATATGCAAACATGCTGCAAGGAGGAGCTAATAGCGAAACTCCTTTTGAAAGGTTGCATCCACTGTCTAAACCAGTGTCTTGCTAttgctttgtgtgtgttcaTTTAATATATGaagcatgttttcctttcaaattaaCTAGTTTGGTCTTTTCTTTCTAGAGCTTTATCTACTGGCTGCTATCCAAAGGCCTGGAGTTGGTGGTAGCAACACAAACTCTGAAGGAAAGTGTGTGGTAAAAACCTCAAAGAGGTTTTTTGAAGTCTGCAAGTGAACAGTGTCTTTTATTCAACAACatcttccccccaaaaaactcaTTTCATACTCTAGCTGGAGGTACATAATACCAAGGGTAGTGGGGGTGAAAATGTAGTCATCTTCATGCTCTGCACTAAGGTACAGCCTGTGGGGACTAAACATCTCTGCGAGCAGCACTCCATTTCAACTTTAGCAGCTTTCCAAATAGATTAAGAAGTAGCACTGCTATTTTGGCCGCACTGCTATTTTGGCCACACTGCCTGCGTGGTAATGGTTTGTAACAGACCACCCTGGAAGAAGGGACCACTTCTTGTTGGGATGAGGGGgtaggagctgggagggaggagaaggaagagaattaCCATTCCACAACATGAAACACAGCCAACACATGTTCATACTGCTTGCACCAACTTGGAGTACAGTGCAGAGGGGAGATCACAGCCTTATCTCTTCTGACATTACATTGTATGTAAGCATGGATGGTTAACGGTGCTTTTTGTTATCCATTTGTCATCTGCGTGCTGACAGTAGCAGGTAAATTGTACTAAGGAGTATGTGTCAGAATGAAGAAATTCATCAGCAAGTCAAAAAGGAATGGTTGAGGGCAGTCTACGGAGCTGAGACTGCTGGAAAATTGTCAGATCCAGTACCCAGGAGGTAATTCCAAGGAGGTTCAGTGAAAATCTCTGAGGCTCTGAAagaggtaattaaaaaaagaggttCCTCAATCTACC
This is a stretch of genomic DNA from Cygnus atratus isolate AKBS03 ecotype Queensland, Australia chromosome 1, CAtr_DNAZoo_HiC_assembly, whole genome shotgun sequence. It encodes these proteins:
- the LOC118245082 gene encoding cytochrome c oxidase copper chaperone; translated protein: MAPATLQLPAGRGLPAQPRSLTRNRGAFQASSFASRAGRAGAAMSSVAAASCEPKGDGEAKGQKQPLKPCCACPDTKKARDACIIEKGEENCGHLIEAHKECMRALGFKI